The proteins below come from a single Gordonia pseudamarae genomic window:
- a CDS encoding RrF2 family transcriptional regulator, which yields MQLTRFTDIGLRVVMRLVTAPADTALTSRDLAAELAVPYTHVAKVVSRLAELGIVHSRRGRTGGVAITELGRTARVGWLARKLEGEGEVVDCEGPQPCPLKGACRLRKALAQAQAAFYDALDEHTIDELTGPPTRATLLSLGKPTWTSSSVLKITDTDVGTG from the coding sequence ATGCAACTCACCCGCTTCACCGACATCGGACTCCGGGTCGTGATGCGTCTGGTCACCGCCCCGGCGGACACCGCGCTCACCTCCCGGGATCTGGCGGCGGAGTTGGCCGTCCCGTACACACACGTGGCCAAGGTCGTCAGCCGGCTCGCCGAGCTCGGCATCGTCCACTCGCGGCGCGGGCGTACCGGGGGTGTCGCGATCACCGAGCTGGGTCGCACCGCCCGGGTGGGCTGGCTGGCCCGCAAGCTCGAAGGAGAGGGCGAGGTCGTCGATTGCGAAGGGCCGCAACCCTGCCCGCTGAAGGGCGCCTGCCGGCTACGTAAGGCCCTTGCCCAGGCGCAGGCCGCCTTTTACGACGCGCTTGATGAGCACACGATCGACGAACTCACCGGGCCGCCCACCCGAGCAACGTTGCTCAGTCTTGGAAAGCCCACCTGGACAAGCTCTTCCGTCCTCAAGATCACCGACACCGACGTCGGCACCGGATAG
- a CDS encoding hydroxymethylglutaryl-CoA lyase, with protein MTATHVTLREVALRDGLQIEEPIPTEAKVELLEAIAATGVTEVEATAFVSPSKVPALADAPDFAAELARFPDIAFSALVASPNGARRALDAGLNSIEYVVSAADAHSRANVGRDSAAATAAIPEIAAIAHDANATVEVIIATAWDCPFDGPTPAERVLRIVDAAVESGADRIAVADTIGTTTPGRVTALLDRVRPAIGGLPLGCHFHNTRGTGLASAYAAVLAGVNRLDASVGGVGGCPFAPGASGNIATEDLVYMLRDSGIAVDVDLERAIAAARIAQRLIGRTLPSALLRAGDRLLR; from the coding sequence GTGACCGCGACGCATGTGACATTACGGGAGGTCGCGCTGCGCGACGGCCTGCAGATCGAGGAACCGATCCCCACCGAGGCGAAGGTCGAACTCCTGGAGGCCATCGCGGCCACGGGTGTCACCGAGGTCGAGGCGACCGCCTTCGTCTCGCCGAGCAAGGTGCCCGCGCTCGCCGACGCGCCGGATTTCGCCGCCGAGCTCGCGCGCTTTCCCGACATCGCCTTTTCTGCCCTGGTGGCCAGCCCCAACGGGGCACGCAGGGCTCTGGACGCGGGCCTGAACTCGATCGAGTACGTGGTGTCGGCCGCCGATGCGCACAGCCGTGCCAATGTGGGGCGCGACAGCGCCGCCGCCACGGCCGCGATCCCCGAGATCGCGGCGATCGCCCATGACGCGAACGCGACCGTGGAGGTCATCATCGCCACCGCGTGGGACTGCCCGTTCGACGGTCCGACGCCGGCCGAACGGGTGCTGCGCATCGTCGACGCGGCGGTGGAGTCGGGAGCCGACCGGATCGCCGTCGCCGACACGATCGGCACCACGACGCCAGGAAGGGTGACCGCCTTACTCGACCGGGTGCGCCCGGCGATCGGAGGGTTGCCCCTGGGTTGCCATTTCCACAACACCCGCGGGACCGGGCTGGCCAGCGCCTACGCGGCGGTGCTGGCCGGGGTGAACCGGCTCGACGCATCCGTCGGCGGCGTGGGCGGCTGCCCTTTCGCGCCGGGTGCCAGCGGCAACATCGCCACCGAGGACCTCGTCTACATGTTGCGCGACAGCGGAATCGCGGTGGATGTCGATCTGGAGCGGGCGATCGCGGCGGCGAGGATCGCGCAGCGTCTGATCGGCAGAACGCTGCCCAGTGCGCTGTTGCGGGCCGGTGACCGACTGCTGCGCTGA